From a region of the Actinopolymorpha singaporensis genome:
- a CDS encoding APC family permease, which produces MSGSGNAAGPDRLVRRLGVGDAVVIGLGSMIGAGVFAAFGPAAAAAGAGLIIGLVIAAVIAYCNATASAQLAAAYPTSGGTYVYGRERLGHRWGFVAGWGFVVGKTASCAAMALTFAAYAVPGPWWVQRIVAVLGVVGLAALNYRGVTRTAQATRILVACTLTTLAVLVAGIWLGGHASPDRVGGWDALTTGGAYGILQAAGLLFFAFAGYARVATLGEEVRDPARTIPRAIPLALAITVVVYLVVGLSALFAAGPELLARSAAPLAATVQAAGVGELAPLVRVGGALASLGALLALIAGVGRTTLAMARNRDLPGWLAAVHPRYRIPHHAEIAVAAVVCVLVLTTDVRGVIGFSSFGVLVYYAIANASAFTQPAGQRRWPRALNVLGVTGCVVLVAALPWTSVVAGVVMFGLGLAGRAVVLHRRA; this is translated from the coding sequence ATGAGCGGTTCGGGCAACGCCGCCGGGCCCGACCGGTTGGTGCGCCGGCTCGGTGTCGGTGACGCCGTCGTGATCGGGCTGGGATCGATGATCGGCGCGGGCGTGTTCGCGGCGTTCGGCCCGGCCGCGGCCGCCGCCGGGGCGGGACTGATCATCGGCCTGGTGATCGCGGCGGTGATCGCCTACTGCAACGCCACCGCGTCCGCCCAGCTCGCCGCCGCCTACCCGACCTCCGGCGGCACCTATGTGTACGGACGGGAACGCCTCGGTCACCGGTGGGGCTTCGTCGCCGGGTGGGGGTTCGTCGTCGGCAAGACCGCGTCCTGTGCGGCGATGGCGCTGACCTTCGCGGCGTACGCCGTGCCGGGTCCGTGGTGGGTGCAGCGGATCGTCGCGGTGCTCGGCGTAGTCGGGCTCGCCGCCCTGAACTACCGCGGCGTCACCCGGACCGCCCAGGCCACCCGGATCCTGGTCGCGTGCACGCTCACCACCCTCGCGGTGCTGGTCGCCGGCATCTGGCTGGGTGGGCACGCCTCACCGGACCGGGTGGGCGGCTGGGACGCGCTGACGACCGGCGGGGCCTACGGCATCCTGCAGGCCGCCGGACTGCTCTTCTTCGCGTTCGCCGGTTACGCCCGGGTGGCCACCCTGGGCGAGGAGGTTCGCGACCCCGCGCGCACGATCCCGCGGGCGATCCCCCTCGCGCTGGCGATCACCGTCGTGGTCTACCTCGTGGTCGGCCTGTCCGCGCTGTTCGCCGCCGGTCCGGAGCTGCTGGCCCGGTCGGCCGCACCGCTCGCGGCGACGGTGCAGGCGGCCGGGGTGGGCGAGCTCGCGCCGCTGGTCCGGGTCGGCGGCGCGCTGGCAAGCCTCGGCGCGCTGCTCGCGCTGATCGCCGGCGTGGGTCGGACGACGCTGGCGATGGCACGCAACCGCGACCTGCCCGGGTGGTTGGCCGCGGTCCACCCCCGCTACCGGATCCCCCACCACGCCGAAATCGCGGTGGCGGCCGTGGTCTGCGTGCTGGTCCTCACCACGGACGTGCGCGGCGTGATCGGCTTCTCGTCGTTCGGCGTACTGGTCTACTACGCGATCGCCAACGCGTCGGCGTTCACCCAGCCGGCCGGCCAGCGACGCTGGCCACGCGCGCTGAACGTGCTCGGCGTCACCGGTTGTGTGGTTCTGGTGGCGGCGCTGCCGTGGACGTCGGTCGTCGCGGGAGTGGTGATGTTCGGGCTCGGCCTCGCCGGCCGGGCCGTCGTGCTGCACCGCCGGGCCTGA
- a CDS encoding hemerythrin domain-containing protein, producing MTERETTRLLAWSTELRRVHQRIREALRVTQEAVSAGHPSERAGRDLLLYCHGFCAALDGHHRGEDRTLFPAIEQAHPQLAPVLRALEGDHAVIAGLLGELRAAVDRSAPAEELDRHLEGVAAIMENHFRYEERRLLEVLETLELHAAVGEVFGPL from the coding sequence GTGACTGAGCGCGAGACGACCAGGCTCCTCGCCTGGAGCACCGAACTCCGCCGCGTGCACCAACGCATCCGTGAAGCTCTTCGCGTCACGCAGGAGGCCGTGAGTGCCGGGCACCCGTCCGAGCGGGCCGGTCGCGACCTGCTGCTGTACTGCCACGGCTTCTGTGCGGCGCTCGACGGCCACCACCGGGGGGAGGACCGAACGCTGTTCCCCGCGATCGAGCAGGCGCACCCGCAGCTGGCGCCCGTACTCCGCGCGCTCGAAGGCGACCATGCGGTGATAGCTGGTCTCCTCGGTGAACTGCGCGCGGCGGTCGACCGCTCCGCCCCGGCGGAGGAGCTCGACCGTCACCTGGAGGGCGTGGCCGCGATCATGGAGAACCACTTCCGCTACGAGGAACGCCGACTGCTCGAGGTGCTGGAGACCCTCGAGCTGCACGCCGCCGTGGGCGAGGTGTTCGGCCCGCTGTGA
- a CDS encoding DUF2505 domain-containing protein → MDLHRECSYAAPPDIVFAMLTNKSFIRHRVEKAHALSYEIDVRDGDGGGARTTTHQELPANVPDFVRKFVGERIELDEVIDWGPPGPDGSRTGDLKVEIANAPVSMRGKIRLVPDGGGSSTKQIVDADLKASVPIIGKKIEQAAAPAVMAGLDGMEDLGRDWLANQR, encoded by the coding sequence ATGGACCTTCATCGGGAATGCAGCTACGCGGCTCCGCCGGACATCGTGTTCGCCATGCTGACCAACAAGAGCTTCATCCGGCACCGGGTGGAGAAGGCGCACGCGCTGAGCTACGAGATCGACGTACGCGACGGCGACGGCGGCGGCGCCCGTACGACCACCCACCAGGAGTTGCCCGCGAATGTGCCCGACTTCGTCCGCAAGTTCGTCGGCGAGCGGATCGAGCTCGACGAGGTGATCGACTGGGGTCCCCCCGGCCCGGACGGGTCCCGCACCGGAGACCTCAAGGTCGAGATCGCCAACGCGCCGGTCTCGATGCGCGGCAAGATCCGGCTGGTGCCCGACGGAGGCGGCTCGTCCACCAAGCAGATCGTGGACGCCGACCTGAAGGCTTCCGTCCCGATCATCGGGAAGAAGATCGAGCAGGCCGCCGCGCCCGCGGTGATGGCAGGTCTGGACGGCATGGAGGACCTCGGCCGCGACTGGCTGGCCAACCAGCGGTGA
- a CDS encoding Ku protein, protein MPEVPVQAIWKGSVSFGLVTIPVKVYAATQEKDVAFRQVHAADGGRIRYRRFCEVDGEEVAYSDIAKGYELPDGEMAVLTAEDMADLPLPTRHVVEVLEFVPAEEIDPIYVSRSYYLQADGPAAKPYVLLRDALRRTGQTALVKVALRNREALAMLRPKGDVLVLQTMLWPDEVRDASFAAPASEVEVRPQEVAMAESYIQTLETSFDPDRYHDEYRAALEVVLEAKATGHEVEAPATAAPAKGEVVDLMAALQASVDEARRQRGESAGGGAGRTAGSAAKAAKPAKSTKKAPAKKTAAKKTATKKATAKKTTTKKAAKKPAAKTAKTPARKSA, encoded by the coding sequence GTGCCGGAGGTCCCTGTGCAGGCGATATGGAAGGGTTCGGTCTCCTTCGGCCTGGTGACGATCCCCGTCAAGGTATACGCGGCCACCCAGGAGAAGGATGTCGCGTTCCGTCAGGTTCACGCCGCAGACGGTGGCCGCATCCGGTACCGCCGCTTCTGCGAGGTCGACGGCGAGGAGGTGGCGTACTCCGACATCGCCAAGGGGTACGAGCTTCCCGACGGTGAGATGGCGGTCCTGACCGCGGAGGACATGGCCGACCTTCCGTTGCCGACCCGGCACGTGGTGGAGGTGCTGGAGTTCGTTCCCGCGGAGGAGATCGACCCGATCTACGTCTCCCGCAGTTACTACCTGCAGGCCGACGGTCCGGCCGCGAAACCCTATGTCCTGTTGCGCGACGCGCTGCGGCGCACGGGCCAGACCGCCCTTGTCAAGGTGGCCTTGCGCAACCGCGAGGCGCTGGCGATGCTGCGGCCCAAGGGGGACGTGCTGGTCCTGCAGACGATGTTGTGGCCGGACGAGGTACGCGACGCGTCGTTCGCCGCACCGGCGTCGGAGGTGGAGGTCCGCCCGCAGGAGGTGGCGATGGCGGAGTCCTACATCCAGACGTTGGAGACCAGCTTCGATCCCGACCGCTACCACGACGAGTACCGCGCCGCCCTCGAGGTCGTCCTCGAGGCGAAGGCGACCGGGCACGAGGTGGAGGCCCCGGCGACCGCCGCACCCGCCAAGGGTGAGGTGGTCGACCTGATGGCGGCGTTGCAGGCCAGCGTGGACGAGGCGCGCCGGCAACGCGGTGAGTCGGCCGGTGGCGGCGCCGGACGCACGGCCGGTTCGGCCGCGAAGGCAGCGAAGCCGGCGAAGTCGACGAAGAAGGCGCCGGCCAAGAAGACGGCGGCGAAGAAGACGGCCACCAAGAAAGCCACCGCGAAGAAGACCACCACCAAGAAGGCAGCCAAGAAGCCGGCCGCGAAGACCGCGAAGACGCCGGCCCGCAAGTCGGCGTAG
- a CDS encoding DUF402 domain-containing protein, which produces MTPETAGGADLVETPIHPPHVETYDVVAGVNVDRSGIPGRLDAWRVTDFGLYFARPVIAHPTIRWVQSWILPGLGVRVSDFRRHPGAVRSEDHYVDVMATTVDGPVWRTVDQYLDILVRTGAHARVVDSDEFVAAVRAGLLDPAGAERALEASFTAYAGIVGHGHDVDAWLRGLGIELTWVPPPEAG; this is translated from the coding sequence GTGACGCCGGAGACGGCGGGCGGCGCGGATCTGGTGGAGACGCCGATCCACCCGCCGCACGTCGAGACGTACGACGTGGTGGCGGGAGTCAACGTCGACCGCTCGGGCATCCCGGGCCGCCTCGATGCCTGGCGCGTCACCGACTTCGGGCTGTACTTCGCCAGGCCGGTGATCGCCCACCCCACCATCAGGTGGGTGCAGTCCTGGATCCTGCCCGGCCTGGGTGTGCGGGTCAGCGACTTCCGCAGGCACCCGGGGGCGGTCCGGTCCGAGGATCACTACGTCGACGTCATGGCCACGACCGTCGACGGCCCGGTGTGGCGCACCGTCGACCAGTACCTCGACATCCTGGTCCGCACCGGAGCGCACGCCCGGGTGGTCGACTCCGACGAGTTCGTGGCCGCGGTGCGTGCCGGCCTGCTCGACCCGGCCGGCGCCGAACGCGCCTTGGAGGCGAGCTTCACCGCGTACGCCGGGATCGTGGGACACGGCCACGACGTGGACGCCTGGCTGCGTGGCCTCGGCATCGAACTCACCTGGGTGCCGCCGCCGGAAGCGGGGTGA
- a CDS encoding NAD-glutamate dehydrogenase, with protein sequence MGQGEVMTVTGSKWDDAKDAILADAAKVAEHSRSAGALPRDLVERLLAIYYRHVSAEDLLHSDPVDVYGAARSHYRLAQERLQGTAAVNVFTPTVEEHGWSCSHTVVEVVTDDMPFLVDSVTMELSRRNHGIHLVVHPQVTVHREITGRLLGVEGGYNGTPVTAPGRREPDLVAESWIHVEIDRVSDPDDLVQIEADLRRVLNDVRESVEDWEKLQARALEVVEDLATNPPPLPEQEIADARELLTWLADNHFTFLGYREYTLHETPDGDCVMRAIPGKGLGIMRSDPRSVRSFRQMPPEVRTKAKEKRLLIITKANSRSTVHRPAYLDYIGIKTFDESGEVVGERRFLGLFTSAVYTQSVRRIPVLRARTAEVLERSGFSIDSHSGKVLLDILETYPRDELFQVSAEELLPTVMAVLYLQERRRLRLFVRRDDYGRYVSCLVYLPRDRFSTDVRLELQRLLLDAYGGETIDFALRLSESVLARLHFVIRMRRGATIPDLDVAEVEEQLSQATRTWSDDFADALNDQVGEAEAARLLHRYDEAFPVAYRDDFPARTGVADLLRLEELPAEGGLGLSLYEPVDAASNERRFKIYRTGQSLSLSDVLPRLTRMGVEVIDERPYEIETADHRRAWIYDFGLVYDAAAVGAPAAAIRELFQDAFAAVWSGRAESDGFNALVLRAGLDWRQASILRAYAKYMRQSGSTFSQSYIEDALTANVDLACLLVSLFEARFDPHAGQDAKARDEQAAELVDRIEAGLDDVVSLDHDRILRSLLNLVRTTLRTNYFQRGADGEPKPYISFKLDPRSNPELPEPRPQYEIWVYSPRVEGVHLRFGPVARGGLRWSDRREDFRTEVLGLSKAQMVKNTVIVPVGAKGGFFCKQLPDPADRDAWMAEGVASYRTFISGLLDITDNLRRGEVIPPKDVVRHDGDDAYLVVAADKGTASFSDIANDVAKSYGFWLGDAFASGGSDGYDHKAMGITARGAWESVKRHFRELGRDCQNEDFTCVGVGDMSGDVFGNGMLCSRHTRLVAAFDHRHIFLDPDPDPETSYDERRRLFDLPRSSWADYDRDLISKGGGVYRRTAKSIPLSPEVRASLGIARNVDALTPSELIRAILSAPVDLLWNGGIGTYVKASTESHADVGDKANDAVRVNGRQLRAACVGEGGNLGLTQLGRIEYAQQGGKLTTDFIDNSAGVDTSDHEVNIKVLLDRLVQEGDLTGKQRNELLAAMTDEVAQLVLDDNYQQNVALQNAAAGSKALMHVHADWIRRLEKLGLIDRELEFLPTPKQFRERQAQGGGLTPPELAVLFAYTKVVLADELLGTSLPDDPYLNAELVAYFPAPIRERFQEQMAEHPLRREIITTQVVNRMVNMAGMTFYPRLSLETGAPAEELARAHVAARAIFGADEIFAEIQRLDNRIEAGMQVRMRLEVRTIVERASRWFVQNRRPPMDVAGTIEFFAAGMRELSESLPEVLTGRERTLFEGRLHGYVEAGVPEELATRVAALAPTYAGLGIVETANRTGVDLIDVARVHFILGERLELGRLLERILALPRQDRWQTTARATLRDDLHNVHAQLTQDALSVTPDDAEPEQRVEAWAERDQSLVSRTRSTLGEIVEGDVADLARLSVGLRVVRRLLPSAN encoded by the coding sequence ATGGGGCAGGGCGAGGTCATGACCGTCACCGGCAGCAAGTGGGACGACGCCAAGGACGCGATCCTGGCCGATGCCGCCAAGGTCGCCGAGCACAGTCGTTCGGCCGGAGCGCTGCCCCGCGACCTGGTGGAGCGGCTGCTGGCCATCTACTACCGCCACGTCTCCGCCGAGGACCTGCTCCACAGCGACCCGGTGGACGTCTACGGCGCCGCGCGCAGCCACTACCGCCTGGCGCAGGAGCGCCTGCAGGGCACCGCCGCGGTCAACGTCTTCACCCCCACGGTCGAGGAGCACGGCTGGTCGTGCAGCCACACCGTGGTGGAGGTCGTCACCGACGACATGCCGTTCCTCGTCGACTCGGTGACGATGGAGCTGTCCCGGCGCAACCACGGCATCCACCTCGTGGTCCACCCCCAGGTCACCGTGCACCGGGAGATCACCGGCCGGCTCCTCGGGGTCGAGGGCGGCTACAACGGCACGCCGGTGACGGCGCCGGGCCGCCGCGAGCCCGACCTGGTGGCGGAGTCGTGGATCCACGTCGAGATCGACCGGGTGAGCGACCCCGACGACCTGGTGCAGATCGAGGCCGACCTGCGCCGCGTCCTCAACGACGTACGCGAGTCGGTGGAGGACTGGGAGAAGCTGCAGGCCCGGGCCCTGGAGGTGGTGGAGGACCTCGCCACCAACCCGCCGCCGCTGCCCGAGCAGGAGATCGCCGACGCCCGGGAGCTGCTGACCTGGCTGGCCGACAACCACTTCACCTTCCTCGGCTACCGCGAGTACACCCTGCACGAGACCCCGGACGGCGACTGCGTCATGCGCGCCATCCCCGGCAAGGGGCTCGGCATCATGCGTTCGGACCCGCGTTCGGTCCGGTCGTTCCGGCAGATGCCGCCGGAGGTTCGCACCAAGGCGAAGGAGAAGCGGCTCCTCATCATCACCAAGGCCAACTCCCGCTCCACGGTGCACCGGCCGGCCTACCTCGACTACATCGGCATCAAGACCTTCGACGAGTCCGGTGAGGTGGTGGGCGAACGCCGCTTCCTCGGGCTGTTCACCTCCGCGGTCTACACCCAGAGCGTGCGCCGCATCCCCGTCCTGCGGGCACGCACGGCCGAGGTGCTGGAGCGTTCGGGCTTCTCCATCGACTCCCACTCCGGCAAGGTCCTGCTGGACATCCTGGAGACCTACCCGCGCGACGAACTGTTCCAGGTCTCGGCGGAGGAACTCCTCCCGACCGTGATGGCCGTCCTCTACCTCCAGGAACGCCGCCGGCTGCGGTTGTTCGTACGCCGCGACGACTACGGCCGCTACGTCTCCTGCCTGGTCTACCTCCCGCGCGACCGGTTCTCCACCGACGTACGCCTGGAGCTGCAGCGGCTGCTCCTCGACGCCTACGGCGGGGAGACCATCGACTTCGCGTTGCGGCTGTCGGAGTCGGTGCTGGCCCGCCTGCACTTCGTGATCCGGATGCGGCGCGGCGCCACGATCCCCGACCTCGACGTGGCCGAGGTGGAGGAGCAGCTGTCCCAGGCCACCCGCACCTGGTCCGACGACTTCGCCGACGCGCTCAACGACCAGGTGGGCGAGGCCGAGGCCGCGCGCCTGCTGCACCGCTACGACGAGGCGTTCCCGGTCGCCTACCGCGACGACTTCCCCGCCCGCACCGGCGTGGCCGACCTGCTCCGGCTGGAGGAGCTGCCGGCCGAGGGCGGCCTGGGCCTGTCGTTGTACGAGCCGGTCGACGCGGCGTCGAACGAACGCCGGTTCAAGATCTACCGCACGGGGCAGAGCCTGTCGCTGTCCGACGTACTGCCCCGGCTCACCCGGATGGGTGTGGAGGTGATCGACGAACGCCCGTACGAGATCGAGACCGCCGACCACCGGCGGGCCTGGATCTACGACTTCGGGCTCGTCTACGACGCCGCGGCGGTCGGGGCGCCGGCCGCCGCGATCCGGGAGCTGTTCCAGGACGCGTTCGCCGCGGTGTGGTCCGGCCGCGCCGAGAGCGACGGGTTCAACGCGCTCGTGCTGCGGGCCGGGCTGGACTGGAGGCAGGCGAGCATCCTGCGCGCGTACGCGAAGTACATGCGCCAGTCGGGGTCGACGTTCAGCCAGAGCTACATCGAGGACGCCCTCACCGCCAACGTCGACCTTGCCTGCCTGCTCGTCAGCCTGTTCGAGGCGCGGTTCGACCCGCACGCCGGCCAGGACGCGAAGGCGCGCGACGAGCAGGCCGCGGAGCTGGTCGACCGGATCGAGGCGGGCCTGGACGACGTGGTGAGCCTGGACCACGACCGCATCCTGCGGTCCCTGCTCAACCTCGTCCGCACCACGCTGCGCACCAACTACTTCCAGCGCGGCGCCGACGGCGAGCCCAAGCCGTACATCTCGTTCAAGCTCGACCCGCGGTCCAACCCCGAGCTGCCCGAGCCGCGGCCGCAGTACGAGATCTGGGTCTACTCCCCGCGGGTGGAGGGTGTGCACCTGCGGTTCGGCCCGGTGGCGCGCGGCGGGCTGCGCTGGTCGGACCGCCGGGAGGACTTCCGTACCGAGGTGCTCGGCCTGTCCAAGGCGCAGATGGTGAAGAACACCGTGATCGTACCGGTCGGTGCCAAGGGCGGGTTCTTCTGCAAGCAGCTGCCCGACCCGGCCGACCGGGACGCGTGGATGGCCGAAGGGGTCGCGTCCTACCGCACGTTCATCAGCGGGCTGCTGGACATCACCGACAACCTCCGGCGTGGCGAGGTGATCCCGCCGAAGGACGTCGTACGCCACGACGGCGACGACGCCTACCTCGTGGTTGCCGCCGACAAGGGCACCGCGAGCTTCTCCGACATCGCCAACGACGTGGCGAAGTCCTACGGCTTCTGGCTCGGTGACGCGTTCGCCTCCGGCGGCTCCGACGGCTACGACCACAAGGCGATGGGCATCACCGCGCGCGGGGCATGGGAGTCGGTCAAGCGGCACTTCCGCGAGCTGGGCCGGGACTGCCAGAACGAGGACTTCACCTGCGTGGGCGTCGGCGACATGTCCGGTGACGTCTTCGGCAACGGCATGCTGTGCTCGCGGCACACCCGGCTGGTCGCGGCCTTCGACCACCGGCACATCTTCCTCGACCCCGATCCGGACCCCGAGACGTCCTACGACGAACGCCGGCGGCTGTTCGACCTGCCGAGGTCGAGCTGGGCCGACTACGACCGCGACCTGATCAGCAAGGGGGGAGGGGTCTACCGCCGGACGGCGAAGTCGATCCCCCTCAGCCCGGAGGTCCGCGCCTCGCTCGGCATCGCTCGCAACGTCGACGCGCTCACCCCCAGCGAGTTGATCCGCGCCATCCTCTCCGCGCCGGTCGACCTGCTGTGGAACGGCGGCATCGGCACCTACGTCAAGGCGTCCACCGAGTCCCACGCCGACGTCGGCGACAAGGCCAACGACGCGGTGCGCGTCAACGGCCGCCAGCTGCGCGCCGCCTGCGTGGGCGAGGGCGGCAACCTCGGACTCACCCAGCTCGGCCGGATCGAGTACGCCCAGCAGGGCGGCAAGCTCACCACCGACTTCATCGACAACTCCGCGGGCGTGGACACCTCCGACCACGAGGTCAACATCAAGGTCCTGCTGGACCGGTTGGTGCAGGAGGGCGACCTCACCGGCAAGCAGCGCAACGAGCTGCTGGCCGCGATGACCGACGAGGTGGCCCAGCTCGTCCTGGACGACAACTACCAGCAGAACGTCGCCCTGCAGAACGCCGCGGCCGGATCCAAGGCGCTGATGCACGTGCACGCCGACTGGATCCGCCGGCTGGAGAAGCTCGGGCTGATCGACCGCGAGCTGGAGTTCCTGCCCACCCCCAAGCAGTTCCGCGAACGCCAGGCCCAGGGTGGCGGGCTCACCCCGCCCGAGCTCGCCGTGCTCTTCGCGTACACAAAGGTCGTGCTCGCGGACGAACTGCTGGGCACCTCGCTTCCCGACGACCCCTACCTCAACGCCGAGCTGGTGGCCTACTTCCCCGCGCCGATCCGGGAACGCTTCCAGGAACAGATGGCCGAGCACCCACTCCGCCGGGAGATCATCACCACCCAGGTGGTCAACCGGATGGTCAACATGGCCGGGATGACGTTCTATCCGCGGCTGTCGCTGGAGACAGGCGCGCCTGCGGAGGAGCTGGCGCGCGCCCACGTCGCCGCCCGGGCCATCTTCGGGGCCGACGAGATCTTCGCCGAGATCCAGCGGCTGGACAACCGGATCGAGGCCGGCATGCAGGTGCGGATGCGGCTGGAGGTGCGCACGATCGTCGAACGCGCCAGCCGGTGGTTCGTCCAGAACCGCCGGCCGCCGATGGACGTCGCCGGCACGATCGAGTTCTTCGCCGCGGGGATGCGGGAGTTGTCGGAGTCGCTGCCGGAGGTGCTGACCGGTCGCGAGCGGACGCTGTTCGAGGGCCGGCTGCACGGGTACGTCGAGGCAGGGGTGCCCGAGGAGCTCGCCACCAGGGTCGCCGCGCTGGCACCGACGTACGCCGGCCTGGGCATCGTGGAGACCGCCAACCGCACCGGCGTCGATCTGATCGACGTCGCCCGGGTGCACTTCATCCTGGGCGAACGCCTGGAGCTCGGCCGGTTGCTCGAACGCATCCTCGCCCTGCCCCGACAGGACCGCTGGCAGACCACGGCCCGGGCGACGCTGCGCGACGACCTGCACAACGTCCACGCCCAGCTGACCCAGGACGCGTTGTCGGTGACGCCCGACGACGCCGAGCCGGAGCAGCGGGTGGAGGCCTGGGCAGAACGCGACCAGTCGCTGGTCAGCCGCACCAGGTCGACTCTCGGCGAGATCGTGGAGGGCGACGTCGCCGACCTGGCGCGGTTGTCGGTCGGCCTCCGCGTCGTCCGCCGCCTGCTCCCGTCCGCCAACTAG
- the pruA gene encoding L-glutamate gamma-semialdehyde dehydrogenase — MDAVTQVPPPANEPVKSYAPGSAERASLSRRLAELAGDQVELTATIGGVTRAGGGDPVAVVMPHDHAHVLGTLRNSTEQDAEDAIKATQDAAHEWRAMSFDERAAIFLKAADLAAGPWRDTLNAATMLGQSKSVQQAEIDAACELIDFLRFNVHFARQIHAEQPISSPGTWNRLDYRPLEGFVYAVTPFNFTAIAANLPTAPALMGNVVLWKPSPTQTFAAYFTMRMLEEAGLPPGVINLLPGDGLAVSRVALAHPSLAGIHFTGSTATFRTLWRGVGEHLDRYHNYPRIVGETGGKDFILAHASADPDVLRTALIRGAFEYQGQKCSAASRAYLPRSVWDRIADELAAETEALTMGDVADLSNFMGAVIDDRAFAKHAAALERAKATDSIGVVAGGTLDDSVGYFVRPTILTCDDPTDEIFTTEYFGPILGVHVYEDSQYEQVIGALDAAAPYGLTGAVIAQDRRAVATAGERLRYTAGNFYVNDKPTGAVVGQQPFGGARASGTNDKAGSVWNLVRWVSPRTIKETFAPPTDHRYPHMG, encoded by the coding sequence ATGGATGCCGTCACGCAGGTACCCCCGCCGGCCAACGAGCCGGTCAAGTCCTACGCACCCGGGAGCGCCGAGCGCGCGAGCCTGTCCCGCAGGCTGGCAGAGCTGGCCGGCGACCAGGTCGAGCTCACCGCCACCATCGGCGGGGTGACCCGCGCCGGCGGCGGCGACCCCGTCGCCGTGGTGATGCCGCACGACCACGCCCACGTGCTCGGCACGCTGCGCAACTCCACCGAGCAGGACGCCGAGGACGCGATCAAGGCCACCCAGGACGCCGCGCACGAGTGGCGGGCGATGTCCTTCGACGAGCGGGCCGCGATCTTCCTCAAGGCCGCCGACCTCGCCGCAGGCCCCTGGCGGGACACGCTGAACGCCGCGACGATGCTGGGCCAGAGCAAGTCGGTCCAGCAGGCCGAGATCGACGCGGCCTGTGAGCTGATCGACTTCCTGCGGTTCAACGTGCACTTCGCGCGGCAGATCCACGCCGAGCAGCCGATCTCCTCACCCGGGACGTGGAACCGCCTCGACTACCGGCCGCTGGAGGGCTTCGTCTACGCGGTCACGCCGTTCAACTTCACCGCGATCGCCGCCAACCTGCCGACCGCGCCCGCTCTGATGGGCAACGTCGTGTTGTGGAAGCCGTCGCCCACCCAGACGTTCGCGGCGTACTTCACGATGCGGATGCTGGAGGAGGCGGGCCTGCCGCCGGGTGTGATCAACCTGCTGCCCGGTGACGGGCTCGCCGTCTCGCGGGTCGCGCTGGCCCACCCGAGCCTGGCCGGCATCCACTTCACCGGGTCGACGGCGACCTTCCGGACGCTGTGGCGCGGCGTCGGCGAGCACCTCGACCGCTACCACAACTACCCGCGGATCGTCGGCGAGACCGGCGGCAAGGACTTCATCCTTGCCCACGCCTCCGCCGACCCCGACGTGCTGCGCACCGCGCTCATCCGCGGGGCCTTCGAGTACCAGGGACAGAAGTGCTCGGCGGCCTCCAGGGCCTACCTGCCGCGCAGCGTGTGGGACCGGATCGCCGACGAGCTCGCCGCCGAGACCGAGGCGCTGACCATGGGCGACGTCGCGGACCTGTCGAACTTCATGGGTGCGGTCATCGACGACCGGGCGTTCGCCAAGCACGCCGCCGCGCTGGAACGCGCCAAGGCGACCGACTCCATCGGCGTCGTCGCCGGCGGGACACTCGACGACAGCGTGGGCTACTTCGTCCGGCCGACGATCCTGACCTGCGACGACCCCACCGACGAGATCTTCACCACGGAGTACTTCGGGCCGATCCTCGGCGTGCATGTGTACGAGGACAGCCAGTACGAGCAGGTCATCGGGGCACTCGACGCCGCGGCGCCCTACGGCCTCACCGGCGCGGTGATCGCCCAGGACCGCCGGGCGGTCGCCACCGCGGGGGAGCGGCTGCGCTACACCGCCGGAAACTTCTACGTGAACGACAAGCCGACCGGTGCGGTGGTGGGCCAGCAGCCGTTCGGCGGGGCTCGCGCCAGCGGGACGAACGACAAGGCGGGGTCGGTCTGGAACCTCGTGCGCTGGGTGAGCCCGCGAACGATCAAGGAGACCTTCGCGCCGCCCACCGACCACCGTTACCCGCACATGGGCTAG